CACAGGGTTCACTCGCGATGCAGCTGCGATACCGCTAGCTATAGCCTTGGAGTGCTTTATTCAGATCGACGGCTCTCGCATTGTTCCCGCTGTCGAAGGCCAAACCGTGGCGATATATAGGCCGTCATCGTCGCAtactgtacacacacacacacacacacgcacactcgGTATAGCGATAAGATAAGAGATCCCGAAGTAAAAGTGTATTACgaggagtgagagagcgagagaaaaaaattagaacaTGAGAAGTCGCAGCGGCCGGCAGCAGAGAACTACGGCTATATAACGTGCGCGAGGTCGAGCTCGTAGCGGTTGGCTCGCGCGATAGTATAGGTATGATACATCGCGTAGAGTTTCATTGAAGAAACTTACGGGCGACGGGCTCAATGGCCCCGGCGCCGTTGCCATTATCCCTTTTTCGCGGTGGATCTGGATGAGAGTTTGCATTATGTTTGTTTTTAATCTTAATATCGTATAGAATAACGAACTGTATCTTTGTTGACGGATCAACAAAAGTCAATTTCTCGACCTCCAACTCCACGCTTTTGCTTTTCCTTTTCTCCTCCGAATTAACCTCGCGTTTTGTTTACGCACTAATTGCACGAAATCGAATATCGCATCTCTATCGACCTCAAACACACGACGCATAACTCTATATAGTATATCAATACACGtacgaaataaaaataaaaccacaACACACTTCCAGCTGGCaataaacaaaagaaaagtACACAAGAGCGGCTGTAGCAGCAacaagagggagagagggtgGTGTCGGATGTGTCTGCGACCTCGCTCTCGGACCTTGAACGCGAGAGCGTCTCCTAAGTCGTCGGCGCGGCACATtatgacgagagagagagagagagagagagagagagagagagagagagagagagagagaaggagtaTATAGCGGAGAATAATGAGGAGGAGGGACGAACTTCgcagaagaaaagaagaagacgaaagGGACGCGCAGAGAGAGACCGGGTCCAGTCtgggaatgcgagagagagagagagagagagagagagagagacgtcgaGGAGTGTATATTATAAGCTCTCCTCGATATCAGGGACACGACGCGCCGCGCACCTCTTATACATAGCGTACGCAGGAGTCTCTGCATTATATGCGGGGTATGTGTATTATAAGAGGAATTACTCGAGCCTCGCTTTTGTGCGCGGGAAccaattttgatattttctaGGTCGCCGGAGGTGCCGAAGGCCGCGGATTCTTTCAGCGGAAGATCGCATGGGTGTGTGCGTATAGAATGACTCATTCGGATGGTATTTTTACGTTGTAATTGAATAAATGAATGAAAACTGAACGATTGTGGGAAGTATGTTATAGAGGGGACATTTTTTCTGTATACAGAAGCGAATCCTTCAAAGGGTTGTCGACGCCGCGCGCACTTGACCTCGAGACGTCTCCCGAAGACGTTCTAAGGCAGATGTCGAGTACAATGAAAGAAACTtgaacgaaaaaaagaagagcgaaTGGAAGGGTGAGAACTTGTATTTCTCGAATAACTTTTCCCGCGCATTCGCCAGGCGGGAGAATAAAAGCGGAGATCTGGATCTGTGCACATGACGTCAGAGAAGCGACGAATTGATTTTTTCATAAGAACCTGTTGTGCTCGGATTTTCTCGTTCGTTTATTTACAGGCTAAAGCATACGAGAGAAAGTTGCGTAGGTGTGCTTCATGAGAAAGAGAGCTTTATTCGATACTCGCACTCCTTGCGGAGCAATTTCGGTCTGCGGTATTTTAACACTaggtaaaattaaataaatggaTGCGTTATTACGTTATCTTCCTTCAATTTTATTCGCCACAAATGCAACAATCCGTATACGACACGAAATTAAGTTAACCGCCTTATAACCACACGTTCGTCGACAGCATTAAAAGCCCATACATCAGAGATGTGAAAATCATCTCGCGGCGATCTCTCTTGCCACACACACGCATagagaaattttcaattaccCTCCCAGTAAATCATGCAAAACACACGGCtcgcatattattatttacatctccTCGCGTATTAATAGACGCTCTCGCGAGTCACTGCACTTCTCTCGCTCCATTCATAAAACCGCTTCTTCTGCGCGCGAACGATTCCTTCCAATTATTATCCGCTCGTTTATCACTCCTGGCGCCGCGTCACTGCGCAAACTTGTGTACAGTCGTTGCCCGCGGCTGCACCGTTATCctcgatagagagagagagagagagagagagagagagagagagagagagagagagagagagagagagagagagaggaaaaaaagccgCAAACtggacgagagaaagagatatagAGAGCCTCGTCGGAGGTAATTTGTCTTTTCCGCTGGAGGACCTAATCTAATCTGACCGCTTTGATTTACTCGTTTACAGAGGGCGAGAGGCGAGTTAATTGTTCTCGGGTGTATCGACACCTGTCGCGATTCATTGACTTGGTtggagccgcgcgcgagacgtTCTTTGGCTATAGGCGTCGGTGATTAATTAAGGGGATAGCGCGATAAGGCGAGGGTATCGATTTCGTTAAATAAGCTGTTGATGCCTCGCTGACCGCTGTGCCTTTATAGTCTGTAGCGTCTCTATCGTCGAGTCGAGATAACGAATCGAAAAGCGCTAGAATTTCCCCATTTTCTTGTTGAAAAACAATTACCAACTTCGTGATCAAATTCGCCACGAGTCGTTGTtcgaccaaaaaaaaaaattatgtaaaacGTTCTTCAAACTGCATATTTTACCGAGCAAACAGTGAGTGGCATTATTTTCCCTGCAGTGCGCATGAAATTCGCTCCGCATCGCAATAAACATCAATAATACTATTCACTCGATCAGAGCTGAATCAGAGTATACCAGTACAGAGATACGTCGCAGCCAACGCACTCCACGTGCGACGCTCTCTCAAAACAATAAAATCCCTCGAATCTAAAATCCCTATATACGCCTTTCTCGTCGGCGGCTAGTACCGAGAAATCACATCGAACGGAAATTCAGCAGCACCGCGGCACGTGCTGCACTCGGATATATCAGCTCCAATAACGGTACAAGTTCAGAGTTCACGCAGTACggatgcacgcgcgcgaggaaaatcATGGGGGTTGTTGGTCGCGAGGGGCAACGCCGCCCACCTGTCGCCACGAGGCAGCCGGTTTCATGCCTCTGCTCTCTCCTGTTTACGCGAAACGCGTATATAGTATACCTACCAGGTCAGGCGCGTGCGTGTGGGCGGCTGCGAAGCTTTCAGCGTGCGTATAATTTTTCGAGAGCTCTGTTTTGCATTcattgatgaaatcgttcgtTGAGATCAGAGCTTTTCGATAAAATTTCATTCTCGAAATCGAACGTTGTATTATCTATATACTTTCTTTACGATGTTTTTTGGAACCGATAAGGGCCTCGCGATAAGAATGGAAATAACAAACAGAACCGctgtttttttccttttcgaaTAATTATCGGAGATACTAAAAAGCTCGTTTCCAATTACACTGGCCGTTGTGTATAGCAGGCGGTTCACGGTCAGCGCTAAAGCTCGGCTAATCCAAGGACCGGAGATAACGAAATCCGGGAAGTGTGATGCAAAAAGTACgcgataacgcgcgcgcgcgcgttattatAACGTTCAAGGACTATTGGCCGGCTACTATGCTTATCTTTGGCGCTTTTCGAGAGTCGcggcaaaaaatattttaatttcgaaAAAGAAGAGACGCGATTGATGGCTTTTGTTTTTACGGGCGCGATGGACTTTGAGACCGAGAGACGATGCTCGCGCGTCTGTTTTGCAGTGGACGTGTGCCGCTACAGTGAAGAAATGTTGCAAAAGTAGATACCACGGTTGGCGATgaatttaatcgtaatgaaaaAGTTATCTTTTCATGTTTCATGCTTCTTAATAGCCGGAGGATTGGAGATTGCAGCCCAACGATGTTTGAAGCCGTTCGGCGTGTTCTCTGCAGCAGTCGCTCTTCTTTAACTTGTTGGTCTCCTCACATTGGTGTTGAAGTTTGACTTCGTCGAGAGTTTGCTCTTATTTAATGTACGttttgaaaaagaagaaaatcaaaTTGACGTTACGTTAATTgtatatcaaaaataaaaacttaatttttctcAAATGCTTTGCAAgtttattgaattattttttaattcaaataaaaaagtgATAACCAAACATCAAGAGATGGAAATTCGACGTTGTTTTCTTTCATATTCTTTTACTTTTCGATGTATCGCATGTATAGGAAGGAAAAGGTACGAGGAtgtaatattttcaataaatagaAGATTGTTTTATAATTCACCAGACATATTTATTCAGACGACCTCACAACTCCCAAGCGTACAAAATGACGTGCTCACTGGGCAATATGCGGGGCTGCTTTGTATAATTGCGTGGAGTATACctcgttttcatttttttttcttttacttttgcCTCTCATTCTTCGCCAAGAAAACAACAATTGtacgtgttttcaaaattgtttacAATGTTTATGcgtgtaatatttttttctctctcatttATCATCGTGGATTgagtatattttttctcataattcttttttttttatactccAAGTTTGTGTGTGTAATATGTATATGCGTGTAAGTTTtatacgctcgcgcgcattcatttttttctttcatctGTATTTTGTAGTCTTCCTCCTTAATGGATAGagaaatatatcatactttaTGTATCGTTtactataattattattatgtgtAGTTTATGCATAACAGTATACGAGGATTTTTATCAACGCTAGTTTCCTGCACAGACATGGGTATACTGCAAAGGGAACAAGGTGGGATAAACAACGGGGCAGGATCATCGTGCTTGTGGATCAGCGGAAAGGATAGGCTGCTGTGTGTTTGTTGTGAAACAgagggtaatataatcaaaagagCAATAGAGGCATTTTTTCGGATTACGAGAAACACaggatttatttttcttttctttcgaAAGGTACAAAGGGGGacactttatataataatgcaCAGGTTTCTAGGCTTCGCTTCGCTCATTCTCGttacaatttctttttctcgcatctctctcgcgctctctctctctctctctctctctctctctctctctctctctctctctctctctctctcacacacacacacatacacactcgcTCTTGCACTTTACAATCAAATCGCGTTTTCCTTTAATTAACTTCAAACCTTTAGGGATATACACAGGAATGACTCCAAGTACAATAAATACATCGAGGAGCAAATAGTACATTAGCGTTCGGGGGAAAAGGTGGGGTACAAGTTTCATTTTTTGCTGTGGGCTTTCAGAGGAAACAGAGTCCTATTACTTTGCTTGATGAGCGTATGTGCGTGTGCATGTGTACTCGTTCTGTTATTGAACTTGGGAAAGAATCGTCGCAGAAAGAAAGGAGAGCGTAATTCTTACATTTGGCTAAGAAAAATCGCGCACAATGATCAGATGGTCTCTCGTTTCTCTTCTGAGCGGACAGCAAAGGATCGCGCCCCGGGTTCTTCGAGGAGTTATATTGACAGGATAAGTCGTCGTAGCTCGCAAAAGTCACGCGCCTATAAGGTttgtaattgttttttttttcatcttatttTTGTTAAGAGCTAGCCTTATCGAGACTACTATTTACAAGTAAACTCCTTACGCGTCTTTTTGTATAACTTCCTTCTCTGCTGCTCTcggcttttctctcgctcACATGCATGCATACGCACGACACATAATTATACTCCGTGTATTTTAACATTTACGTCTACGAAGATTCCTAATGAGCTATTTTTTGTAGACACTTTGCttggtttattttttctgCTGTCTCTCATATTAGTTTTCCTCCGCTTATACAATCGTATTATACAGATTGATTCGAATGTGGTTCACGCGTTATAATCATCATCGTAATATTTTGCCTTCGCGAATTCGGTTTCGTGTGTGTCTTCAACTAGGGTGAGAAGAGAGAAGGGAGGATGGGTTGGGTAAGGAATGGCAGGTGAAGGAGGGATGGTTACATAGTAGATGGATACGAGTGTGGGCATGTTTAGGGGTGATTAGGAGGGAAAGAAGGGGCCGCCGCGGTGGGCCGTTCAGTCTCATTTGACAAAACTTCATGTCGCGAATTTtggattgttttttttttcattttgcttGCTGTGTTTGTCCGATTGCCCCGACACACTCACTTGCGCTCTCGCATATAACCGCACGCAGGAACCCTTTGGgttcattaataattttcgcacTCGTCGATATAGCCTCGGACTTTTCCTCCgattatactatatatatataatatatatatttaactcGATTCACACTTaatatatacacgcgctctCAGTCACTCGGTCATTGACACAGGCACACTGAGAAatatcttcttcttttttttcttcaccgCATACGTACATCGCGCGCACATGCAAGATGATATaatcatttttcattatacgaTTATACACTATGCCTTAGGAGATATTACAATAATCATAATTACTTGcataaaattcaataattatagTAGAGTAGATGATCGATGAATGAGGTGGAGACTGTACAGGATGCGCGATTTCCATGATTATCACATGTAATAGATTATtaacctttttatttttcagtaaCGCTTAAAATTCattactctttctctctctcttgtcttCGCCTTCGATGCGGAGGCTTCCGCTCGAGAGCCTCCTCTTCTTCCGCTCCTTCGGACGACGCTCGACCGGGTCTGAGATGGgggtagtagtagtagtaggtTGGATGGATGGGCTCGTTATTACtaatttttcctcctcctccaaaGGTGGACTCCCGGAGAGAACAGAAAACACACTCTTTCCTCCCGCGTCCCCTTTTCGTCACGTCGGCACTTTTAATATCGCGATAGCGTCCGACTCGTGTAATTTTGCACTGATACATCCCGTCCTCTGTCCCGCCGAGGCGAGCTAGCTTCTCGCCGTTTTCAACGACCGCTCCTCTCGATCCGCTCTCGGCGGCGACACGGGGGCGCCCATCTCCTCTCATCCGCTCAGCTCGTCCCTCGTCGAAGAAGCAGTAGCTTTCTTCCTCTCCTCTTccgtttaaataataaattatttggtTTGTATAACGCGCTCAGAGCGTCCTGGCACTTTAATCATATATGTGGAGATATATGTGTGTTTGTTTGCTTGTGTCTTCATCCACGGCGGCTGCCGCCCCCCTCGACGCGTTCGTTCGCGAGGCTGGACGAGGGCCGGCGAGCCTCTTCTAGGTGGGTCAGACGATCTCTTGGAGGATCGCGACGACGGCACTACGCCTCGAGCGAGAGGGCCTTGCACGTTGAGCCCTGGGGCATGAGCGGCCTGGGCGAGGGGGACGGCGACTTCTTCGAGAGGTTCAGCGGCTGCTGGCTGTCGGCGATGTCGACCTGCAGCTCGACCATGTTGCTCGGGAGCACGAGGTGAGCGCTGCCGCTCGAGGTGGGCCTGGGACTCGTGCTCGTGCTACTCGTCGCCGCGGCCGAGAGGTACCTCGGCGAGCTCGAGGGCGACGCCGCCAGGTAGTCCGGGGAAgactgctgctggtgctgttgctgttgttgtctcgcccccgtcgtcgtcgtgatGACCGACGTCGGCCACCTCTGCTGCGCGTAGCTCGACTGCGAGGCGCACTGCAGAAGGCCCTGAtgatgttgctgctgctgttgctggtgGTGGATGGGCGACGAACGGGCGGTTATGGTCGTGGTGGAGGCGCACTGCTCAGCGGGAGAGGGCGAGCAGGCCGAGGCGGGCGAGGACCTCGGCGAGAGGCTGGCCTCGCCGCGCATGATGTAGTTGTGGATGATGTCGGTGCGCTTGAGCTGCTCGGCCGTCATTCGCGGGCTCTCCATCAGGCTCTTGGCGAGCGTCGAGTGCGTACTGCTCAGCAGGCTGGCCGTTTGTGGGCACTGGCTCTGCAGGGCCGACTGCAGCGTCGAATGCTGCGGCTGACtgggttgctgctgctgaggctGCTGTGGCTGATGCGGCtgctggtggtgctgctgctggaccGGGCTCCTGGCCGGGGGCGAGGTGAGGTGGAGGTGCAGCTGAGACTGGCTGTGTTGCACGCTGACGACGGCGGGCTCGGCTTCGGCGCTGTCCTTCTGCCGCAGCGCGCGGAACTTCTTGTGCGGCTTGTACGCCTCGTCCATGAGGGAGTTGGTGTCGTAGAGCGGCGGCGCCTGGAGGACGCGCTTGAGCACGGGCATGTCTTCGACCTCCTTGTCCTCGGCGGACCTGGGGCTCGAGCAGACGCTGGTGGGTGCactgctggtgctgctgctagCGGGCTTGTCGGGCTTCTCGGTGCCGGACTCGATGCCGCTGTCGCTCGGCGAGTCGAGCTTGCGGAAGCGCGGGCATTGAGGCGGCTGGGGCGTCTTGGCCAGGCTGGCGCGGTGGAGCTCGTCGTCTCCGGAGCTCGTGCTGCCGGAGTTGGCTCTTCTGCGGTGGGGGCAGAGCCCGCCGGCGAGCGTTGCCGCGAGCAGGGGAGCGCTCGATGCGTGGTGTCCGCTGGCGACCACGTGCTGCTGGTACTCGGTCAGGCTGGCGACTTCGCCGCTGCAGGTGCTCTCGGTGCTGGAGACCGAGCCGAGGGGACTCTTGACGGCCTCGTCGAGGGCGACGTCCGAGGCCGATCCCCAGGAGCCGACGGGCTCGTCGCAGTCCATGGGCCAGtgatgttgctgctgttgctgggcCTGTTGCTGGGCCTGCTGCTGAgcctgcagctgctgctgctgctcggtcATCTTGAATGCGAGGAGCTTCTCGGAGTGGAGAGTGTTGAGGGTCCTCAGGTCGGGTATTTTCTTGAGGAGCTCGCGCAGAATGTCCGGGTGCTGCGGGTGGTTCTGGGCGAGGACGGTCTGGAGGGCGCTGCGCAGCTTGTTGTGCATGCGCTCGACGAGCTCGGTGTTGCGGAGTCCGGGCCTGTCGGCCGCGATCACGACGACCGAGCAGAAGAGCCCGAGCTCGGCGTCCGAGAGCCGGAGCGAGTTGACGCGCTCGGCGAAGTCGAACATCGAGTCCATGAGGAAGCGAGcgttgctgctgttgtggATGGACTCGCGCTTGAGCACCTGGCCGTTCAGGCAGATCATGCTGGCGGTCTGGGCGTCGAACATGCAGGCCAGTCGCACGAGGAGAACCTCGAAGACTCCGGCCTTGAGGAGCGTCACTTGGTCATCCTGGGCCAGCAGGCTGAAGCCGGGGATCCGCTTGGCGAACTCAACGACGCCGCGGATCGCCGGCGAGAACCTCTTGGAGAAGTCCTGGAGGAGCTCCTGTTGGCCGGTCAGAGGCTGTGGGTTGGGGTTCAGCGGGCACGCCTGCAACATCAAGCACAGGGAGAAGGATCGGTTAGTCGATTGTTGcgacgaaataaaaaatacgttttttttctccacaAAAGTGCTGTTACTCACCAGAGTTGGCGGGCAGGCCGTGTAGTTGGGCGTCTCacgggcgcgcgcgagcaccgGGGCGACTTTATCACGGGTGAAGTCGCACGTGTCCAAGTGAGCGCGCACAACTGTGGCGAGCAGACGCTGCTCGTCCTCGAGCTCGGCTGCCACAGCCTTCTCTTGCGATCGGCTGTGCGAGCTCTGCTGCATGGCCGCCAGAATCCTGGCCTTCTCGCGCTTGGGCACACGGCCGAATCGCACCGCTGTAACAAAAAGCACAAGAACGAATTCGCCTTTAGTCACTTCGCCTCcgctttgaaaatattttaaaaaattttttttaacgggtACAGGGTTTGTACGGATAAAGGACGCGAGAGCTCGAGCGCGGGAGAAAGTgagagtcgcgcgcgactTTCTCGAGCGAGCGCGAAAGTGTCGCAGTAGAAAGTGTCGGCCGTAGCCAGACACTCGCGGACGGCAAGTAGTAGAGCACGTGGAAAAGGCAAGGGTTCGCGCGTGGAAAATTCGCTTGGTGGCGTGGAGGTCGTTGACACCTACGTGCATTGTGGTAGTTGACGACTCCGTTGAGGATCCCCTTGAGGATCGGCAGCTCGTCCCCCATGACGGCGGGCATGAGCTGTTTTTCGAATTTCGGTGAAATGTTGAAGTACTTTATTAAGCACTGGCCGaagaaaatctctctctctctctctctctctctctcttacgcgAACACCGACACCAGCGTGCTAGTATCCGATGCTCGTCTTAGCTATCTATTTCTcgtctatctctcgctctcgcagtCACATGAacgaaaattaacaacaatgGCACACACGAGAAAGCACAAAGTCGACGAAGGAACAATAATGCGTACAACTGCTCTTGTACTGGCCACTTTGGTGTACGTTCacagtagtagtagtaataTTAGTAGAGTTGATGTGTGTTGTACTCGCGCACGCGACAATCTTCTTCTCTCTCAATAACTCCTCGGCACTCGAGGAGCGCAGGTACGAGGCGTGCTCACGCGAGACAGCATCACCGCCGACTGACTGACATACCGCGAGTAGCGTTCAACAGCCGACCCCCACCAgtcgcgcgccgcgcggcggTAGTCTCCTCTCCCCCACCACCCGTTCCCTCGTCGTCGCGCACGCACTCATGtagggggggagagagagagcaggcggcctttgcgccgcgcgcgccgagCGTTTGGCCTTGAACTTGGTTGAGACGATAGCCGCCGCAGCGCGCGGGGGTATACGCGCTATGATCCGAGCGCGTGCCTGTGTCTGTGTGGgtggagagcgagagagagagagagagagagatagagagagagagcgagagagagagagagagagagagagagagagagagagagagagttataGAGGGAGATGGTTGGCGCGGAAAAGTTTaaattcgcgcgagcgaggagaAATTTGATTAAGAAGAATAATGCCGCGG
The sequence above is a segment of the Nasonia vitripennis strain AsymCx chromosome 3, Nvit_psr_1.1, whole genome shotgun sequence genome. Coding sequences within it:
- the LOC100117176 gene encoding nuclear hormone receptor E75 isoform X3 encodes the protein MSTQQMQRNAPGSSQQHNRAQGQAETNGSSASGGSSSSAGSNSASVAPPSVVVSSTSSSMRPPPPPPPPRSRNNGEGKGHHEEPTSSIPDLEFDGTTVLCRVCGDKASGFHYGVHSCEGCKGFFRRSIQQKIQYRPCTKNQQCSILRINRNRCQYCRLKKCIAVGMSRDAVRFGRVPKREKARILAAMQQSSHSRSQEKAVAAELEDEQRLLATVVRAHLDTCDFTRDKVAPVLARARETPNYTACPPTLACPLNPNPQPLTGQQELLQDFSKRFSPAIRGVVEFAKRIPGFSLLAQDDQVTLLKAGVFEVLLVRLACMFDAQTASMICLNGQVLKRESIHNSSNARFLMDSMFDFAERVNSLRLSDAELGLFCSVVVIAADRPGLRNTELVERMHNKLRSALQTVLAQNHPQHPDILRELLKKIPDLRTLNTLHSEKLLAFKMTEQQQQLQAQQQAQQQAQQQQQHHWPMDCDEPVGSWGSASDVALDEAVKSPLGSVSSTESTCSGEVASLTEYQQHVVASGHHASSAPLLAATLAGGLCPHRRRANSGSTSSGDDELHRASLAKTPQPPQCPRFRKLDSPSDSGIESGTEKPDKPASSSTSSAPTSVCSSPRSAEDKEVEDMPVLKRVLQAPPLYDTNSLMDEAYKPHKKFRALRQKDSAEAEPAVVSVQHSQSQLHLHLTSPPARSPVQQQHHQQPHQPQQPQQQQPSQPQHSTLQSALQSQCPQTASLLSSTHSTLAKSLMESPRMTAEQLKRTDIIHNYIMRGEASLSPRSSPASACSPSPAEQCASTTTITARSSPIHHQQQQQQHHQGLLQCASQSSYAQQRWPTSVITTTTGARQQQQQHQQQSSPDYLAASPSSSPRYLSAAATSSTSTSPRPTSSGSAHLVLPSNMVELQVDIADSQQPLNLSKKSPSPSPRPLMPQGSTCKALSLEA
- the LOC100117176 gene encoding ecdysone-inducible protein E75 isoform X6, translating into MPAVMGDELPILKGILNGVVNYHNAPVRFGRVPKREKARILAAMQQSSHSRSQEKAVAAELEDEQRLLATVVRAHLDTCDFTRDKVAPVLARARETPNYTACPPTLACPLNPNPQPLTGQQELLQDFSKRFSPAIRGVVEFAKRIPGFSLLAQDDQVTLLKAGVFEVLLVRLACMFDAQTASMICLNGQVLKRESIHNSSNARFLMDSMFDFAERVNSLRLSDAELGLFCSVVVIAADRPGLRNTELVERMHNKLRSALQTVLAQNHPQHPDILRELLKKIPDLRTLNTLHSEKLLAFKMTEQQQQLQAQQQAQQQAQQQQQHHWPMDCDEPVGSWGSASDVALDEAVKSPLGSVSSTESTCSGEVASLTEYQQHVVASGHHASSAPLLAATLAGGLCPHRRRANSGSTSSGDDELHRASLAKTPQPPQCPRFRKLDSPSDSGIESGTEKPDKPASSSTSSAPTSVCSSPRSAEDKEVEDMPVLKRVLQAPPLYDTNSLMDEAYKPHKKFRALRQKDSAEAEPAVVSVQHSQSQLHLHLTSPPARSPVQQQHHQQPHQPQQPQQQQPSQPQHSTLQSALQSQCPQTASLLSSTHSTLAKSLMESPRMTAEQLKRTDIIHNYIMRGEASLSPRSSPASACSPSPAEQCASTTTITARSSPIHHQQQQQQHHQGLLQCASQSSYAQQRWPTSVITTTTGARQQQQQHQQQSSPDYLAASPSSSPRYLSAAATSSTSTSPRPTSSGSAHLVLPSNMVELQVDIADSQQPLNLSKKSPSPSPRPLMPQGSTCKALSLEA
- the LOC100117176 gene encoding nuclear hormone receptor E75 isoform X4, encoding MIDRRVDDWCGVQAMTVQEYKARGAEDGGCCRAQAVDILSVPEPLDNEKEHQQPVVQPQQQQQQQQQQQQQQSNLYRPQDSENLLGRVLAEFDGTTVLCRVCGDKASGFHYGVHSCEGCKGFFRRSIQQKIQYRPCTKNQQCSILRINRNRCQYCRLKKCIAVGMSRDAVRFGRVPKREKARILAAMQQSSHSRSQEKAVAAELEDEQRLLATVVRAHLDTCDFTRDKVAPVLARARETPNYTACPPTLACPLNPNPQPLTGQQELLQDFSKRFSPAIRGVVEFAKRIPGFSLLAQDDQVTLLKAGVFEVLLVRLACMFDAQTASMICLNGQVLKRESIHNSSNARFLMDSMFDFAERVNSLRLSDAELGLFCSVVVIAADRPGLRNTELVERMHNKLRSALQTVLAQNHPQHPDILRELLKKIPDLRTLNTLHSEKLLAFKMTEQQQQLQAQQQAQQQAQQQQQHHWPMDCDEPVGSWGSASDVALDEAVKSPLGSVSSTESTCSGEVASLTEYQQHVVASGHHASSAPLLAATLAGGLCPHRRRANSGSTSSGDDELHRASLAKTPQPPQCPRFRKLDSPSDSGIESGTEKPDKPASSSTSSAPTSVCSSPRSAEDKEVEDMPVLKRVLQAPPLYDTNSLMDEAYKPHKKFRALRQKDSAEAEPAVVSVQHSQSQLHLHLTSPPARSPVQQQHHQQPHQPQQPQQQQPSQPQHSTLQSALQSQCPQTASLLSSTHSTLAKSLMESPRMTAEQLKRTDIIHNYIMRGEASLSPRSSPASACSPSPAEQCASTTTITARSSPIHHQQQQQQHHQGLLQCASQSSYAQQRWPTSVITTTTGARQQQQQHQQQSSPDYLAASPSSSPRYLSAAATSSTSTSPRPTSSGSAHLVLPSNMVELQVDIADSQQPLNLSKKSPSPSPRPLMPQGSTCKALSLEA
- the LOC100117176 gene encoding nuclear hormone receptor E75 isoform X5, which gives rise to MSKVAGVIVRAAGSPKAALRFDPAEVCEVSILVTDAAEDESPDNREFDGTTVLCRVCGDKASGFHYGVHSCEGCKGFFRRSIQQKIQYRPCTKNQQCSILRINRNRCQYCRLKKCIAVGMSRDAVRFGRVPKREKARILAAMQQSSHSRSQEKAVAAELEDEQRLLATVVRAHLDTCDFTRDKVAPVLARARETPNYTACPPTLACPLNPNPQPLTGQQELLQDFSKRFSPAIRGVVEFAKRIPGFSLLAQDDQVTLLKAGVFEVLLVRLACMFDAQTASMICLNGQVLKRESIHNSSNARFLMDSMFDFAERVNSLRLSDAELGLFCSVVVIAADRPGLRNTELVERMHNKLRSALQTVLAQNHPQHPDILRELLKKIPDLRTLNTLHSEKLLAFKMTEQQQQLQAQQQAQQQAQQQQQHHWPMDCDEPVGSWGSASDVALDEAVKSPLGSVSSTESTCSGEVASLTEYQQHVVASGHHASSAPLLAATLAGGLCPHRRRANSGSTSSGDDELHRASLAKTPQPPQCPRFRKLDSPSDSGIESGTEKPDKPASSSTSSAPTSVCSSPRSAEDKEVEDMPVLKRVLQAPPLYDTNSLMDEAYKPHKKFRALRQKDSAEAEPAVVSVQHSQSQLHLHLTSPPARSPVQQQHHQQPHQPQQPQQQQPSQPQHSTLQSALQSQCPQTASLLSSTHSTLAKSLMESPRMTAEQLKRTDIIHNYIMRGEASLSPRSSPASACSPSPAEQCASTTTITARSSPIHHQQQQQQHHQGLLQCASQSSYAQQRWPTSVITTTTGARQQQQQHQQQSSPDYLAASPSSSPRYLSAAATSSTSTSPRPTSSGSAHLVLPSNMVELQVDIADSQQPLNLSKKSPSPSPRPLMPQGSTCKALSLEA